From the Oryzias latipes chromosome 22, ASM223467v1 genome, one window contains:
- the LOC101165433 gene encoding unconventional myosin-X isoform X3, producing MEAFGNAKTVYNNNSSRFGKFIQLHFSESGNIQGGCVVDYLLEKNRVVRQNPGERNYHIFYALLAGASKEHKSLYFLEDSAEAFHYLSQSGCLQDKSLNDKELYNMVMEALNVLEFTEEEIRDMFKLLSGVLQLGNIEFMTAGGAQITTKQVVTNASELLGLDAFQLNEVLTQRSIILRGEEICSPLTIEQAIDSRDSVAMALYSQCFSWIILKINQKIKGKENFKSIGILDIFGFENFEVNRFEQFNINYANEKLQEYFNKHIFSLEQLEYNREGVQWDAIDWMDNAECLDLIEKKLGLLALVNEESRFPKGTDFTLLEKLHSRHSTNPYYVKPRVADHQFGIKHYAGEVLYNARGILEKNRDTFRDDILNMLKDSRLDFIYDLFEKVGSRNNEEKMGTARRKPTVSSQFRDSLHALMATLSASNPFFIRCIKPNMEKNPNVFDPEIVLNQLRYSGMLETVKIRRAGFPVRRTFKDFFSRYKIILKDKVPTVGDDKKRTTDLLLKYDKTKKEWQLGKTKVFMKESLEQRLEKDRDEVRRQAAMIIRAHLLTFSAKKHFKQVRAAVITLQKHLRRHIQRRRFVKQRKAVLVLQKHRRGQVARSRVRKLREEKKKKEEEQKKKEEEIKKTGEAKQEEAKDDAEKTEDTSDDQVRQMEEILQLEREIERLQKKREDEVSQLCESSKQELQLRRDAELKRMKKEASRKATELIDLLNFGGVDPSLGAAEAKPAAENSPKKASAAAGASKEEEVDEGFHAEEECIPLPDFPPPAESDVPIDQDIFAHLPPPPPAFAEGTVPPAPPPPPALPTDGTPDGIPPPPLPPPGDGAAVPPPAGPPPPGEEKQKEAAKSETERKVSMVDSLVDGEEPIYSMPADTESDYDQEEEEGSVTAGDDSSVSGSNRGSTAVTDEEHPRKSTCTNASIESYRGSSDSYADSDDEHDGLMDTDEEVTNGRVTLLNGNGPPYFHGYLYMKAGLMIPWRRRWCVLKDETFMWFRSKQESLKSGWLYKKGGGLSTLSRRLNWKMRWFVLRDSKLMYYENDSEEKLKGTIDIKAAKEIVDNHEKENALNIVTDERTYQVFAESPEDASGWFKVLSKVRVCTPEQLLDMSHEQANPKNAVGTLDVGLIDSVCASDNPDRPNSFVIITANRVIHCNSDTPEEMHHWISLLQKPKGDARVDGQEFLVRGWLQKEMKTNSKSTSLKLKKRWFVLTHNSLDYYKSSERNSSKMGTLVLNSLCSVIQPDERVHRETGYWNIIVYGRKHSYRLYTKMLNEAMRWTAAIQGVIDSKTPIETPTLQLIRDIKENSVNPEIVEQMYRRNPILRYTQHPLHSPLLPLPYGEVTSLQRQQGYASLQDEAVRVFNSLQEMETLADTVPIIQGILQTCQDLRPLRDEVYCQVIKQTNHVPQPNSPANLAHWHLLTCMSCTFLPGRAILRYLRFHLKRVRERYPGTEIERYASFVGESLKKTKTREFVPSQEEIAALLVRQEMSTTVYCHGGGSCKISINSHTTAGEVVEKLIRGLAMEDSKNLFSLFEHNSFIDRALESRVIVADVLAKFERLAGSEEEEEEGEWKLYFKLYCFLDVESMPKEGVEFAFMFEQAHESLISGHFPASEETLQHLAALRLQYLHGDGAGRVGWSLGSVYPIGRLRNRILHSTKPGVGAAGGAGGRGSGGMGDGICTIGGQGGAGTGTEKRKTPSFLDGTLRRSFKTGSLKKQKVEEEQMLEMWVKEETSATRTSVLEKWTRLQGMPQHQAMLKYMSIIKEWPGYGSTLFDVECKEGGFPHDLWLGVSADNVSVYKRGEPKPLETFQYEHITFFGASQPCTYKIIVDEREMFFETSLVGEITKIMRAYINMMVKKRCSIMSVTSVGSSWAR from the exons ATGGAGGCTTTTGGTAACGCCAAAACTGTTTACAACAACAACTCCAGTCGCTTTGGGAAATTCATCCAACTTCACTTCTCTGAGAGCGGAAACATCCAAGGAGGCTGTGTTGTGGATT ATTTACTGGAAAAG AATCGTGTAGTGAGGCAAAACCCTGGCGAGCGAAACTACCACATCTTCTACGCTCTGCTGGCAGGAGCCTCCAAGGAACACAAAA GTCTCTACTTCCTGGAAGATTCTGCAGAAGCGTTTCACTACCTCAGCCAATCAGGGTGTCTGCAGGATAAGAGCCTGAATGACAAAGAACTGTACAATATGGTTATG GAGGCACTGAATGTTTTAGAGTTTACAGAAGAGGAGATCAGAGACATGTTCAAGCTGCTGTCTGGGGTCCTACAGCTCGGCAACATTGAGTTCATGACTGCAGGAGGAGCCCAGATCACCACCAAACAAG TTGTCACTAATGCTAGCGAGCTGTTGGGTCTGGACGCCTTCCAGCTGAATGAAGTTCTGACTCAGCGCTCCATAATCCTCAGAGGAGAAGAAATCTGCTCCCCTCTCACGATCGAGCAG GCCATTGACTCCAGGGACTCTGTGGCCATGGCACTATATTCCCAGTGTTTCTCATGGATCATCTTAAAGATAAATCAGAAGATCAAAGGAAAGGAAAACTTCAAATCCATCGGCATTCTTGATATCTTTGGATTTGAGAATTTTGAG GTGAATCGATTTGAACAGTTTAACATCAACTACGCCAATGAGAAACTTCAGGAATATTTCAACAAGCATATCTTCTCCTTGGAGCAGCTGGAGTACAACAG GGAAGGTGTTCAGTGGGATGCAATTGACTGGATGGACAACGCTGAGTGTCTTGATCTGATAGAGAAG AAACTGGGCTTGTTGGCTTTGGTGAATGAAGAAAGCAGATTCCCTAAAGGAACAGACTTCACTCTGCTGGAGAAGCTGCACAGTCGACACTCT ACAAACCCCTATTATGTGAAGCCCAGAGTTGCGGATCATCAGTTTGGTATAAAGCATTATGCAGGAGAG GTCCTGTACAATGCCAGAGGAATCCTGGAGAAGAACAGGGACACTTTCAGAGATGACATCCTGAACATGCTGAAGGACAGCAG ATTGGACTTCATCTATGACCTGTTTGAGAAAGTTGGCAGTCGGAACAACGAGGAGAAGATGGGAACTGCCAGACGCAAACCCACAGTCAGCTCCCAGTTCAGG GACTCTCTTCATGCTCTCATGGCAACTCTAAGTGCATCCAACCCTTTTTTCATCCGCTGCATTAAACCCAACAtggaaaag AATCCAAATGTATTTGACCCAGAAATCGTCCTAAACCAGCTGAGATATTCTGGGATGTTGGAGACAGTGAAGATCCGTCGTGCTGGCTTTCCCGTTCGCAGAACTTTCAAAGATTTCTTCTCACG ATATAAGATCATTCTGAAAGACAAAGTTCCCACAGTGGGAGATGACAAGAAAAGAACCACAGATTTATTACTCAAATACGATAAGACAAAGAAAGAGTGGCAGTTGGGGAAGACTAAG GTGTTTATGAAAGAATCTTTGGAGCAGCGACTAGAGAAGGACAGGGATGAAGTCCGGCGACAGGCTGCCATGATAATCCGAGCCCACTTGCTGACTTTTTCTGCAAA GAAGCATTTCAAGCAGGTACGCGCCGCTGTCATCACCCTGCAGAAACACCTGCGGAGGCACATCCAACGCAGACGGTTTGTGAAGCAGCGGAAGGCGGTGTTGGTGCTGCAGAAGCACAGACGAGGTCAAGTGGCCCGTTCCCGTGTCAGAAAACtgagagaggagaagaaaaagaaggaggaagagcagaagaagaaagaggaggagattAAAAAGACGGGCGAAGCGAAACAAGAGGAAGCAAAAGACGatgcagagaaaacagaagACACATCAGAT GATCAAGTTCGTCAGATGGAGGAGATCCTTCAGCTTGAGAGGGAGATTGAGCGCTTGCAGAAGAAGCGAGAGGACGAGGTGTCGCAGCTCTGCGAGTCCTCcaagcaggagctgcagctgcgcCGAGATGCCGAGCTCAAACGGATGAAGAAGGAGGCCTCCCGTAAAGCCACAGAACTCATCGACCTCCTGAACTTCGGAGGTGTGGATCCATCTCTGGGAGCTGCTGAGGCAAAGCCTGCTGCAGAGAATAGCCCCAAAAAAGCGAGCGCAGCTGCAGGCGCATCCAAGGAGGAGGAAGTGGACGAAGGCTTTCATGCTGAGGAGGAGTGCATTCCTTTACCTGACTTTCCTCCTCCCGCCGAGTCTGATGTGCCGATTGATCAGGACATATTTGCtcacctccctcctcctccacctgcttTTGCAGAGGGAACAGTACCCCCTGCACCCCCTCCGCCTCCAGCTCTCCCCACAGATGGCACACCAGATGGgatccctcctcctcctttacCTCCACCTGGAGATGGTGCTGCTGTCCCACCTCCTGCAGGCCCACCACCCCCCggagaagaaaagcagaaagaagCAGCAAAGTCAGAGACAGAAAGGAAAGTGAGCATGGTGGACAGCCTGGTGGATGGAGAGGAGCCGATCTACAGCATGCCGGCTGACACAGAGTCAGACTACgaccaggaggaggaagaggggtcAGTCACCGCCGGAGACGACAGTTCTGTCTCTGGAAGCAACCGTGGGAGCACGGCGGTGACGGACGAGGAGCACCCGAGGAAGTCAACCTGCACCAACGCCAGCATTGAGTCGTACAGAGGGAGCTCTGACTCT TACGCGGACAGCGACGATGAACATGATGGTCTGATGGACACAGATGAAGAAGTGACAAACGGTAGAGTGACTTTGCTTAACGGAAACGGGCCGCCATATTTCCACGGCTACCTTTACATGAAAG CTGGCCTGATGATCCCGTGGAGGAGGCGTTGGTGCGTGCTCAAGGATGAGACTTTCATGTGGTTCCGGTCCAAACAAGAGTCTCTGAAGTCTGGCTGGCTCTACAAGAAAGGAGGAGGGCTCTCCACTTTGTCACGGAGGTT GAACTGGAAGATGCGCTGGTTTGTACTCAGGGACAGCAAGCTGATGTATTACGAGAACGACAGTGAGGAGAAGCTTAAAGGGACCATCGACATCAAAGCAGCCAA GGAGATTGTAGATAACCACGAGAAGGAGAATGCTCTGAACATTGTGACAGATGAGAGGACGTATCAGGTGTTTGCCGAGTCGCCAGAAGACGCCAG TGGGTGGTTTAAAGTGCTTAGCAAGGTTCGAGTGTGCACTCCTGAGCAGCTACTGGACATGTCCCATGAGCAAGCCAACCCCAAAAATGCTGTG GGAACTCTGGATGTGGGATTGATTGACTCCGTTTGTGCGTCAGACAATCCAGACCG gcCCAATTCTTTTGTCATCATCACGGCCAACCGTGTGATCCACTGCAACAGCGACACGCCTGAGGAGATGCATCATTGGATCAGTCTGTTGCAGAAACCCAAAGGAGACGCTCGGGTTGACGGCCAAGAGTTCCTAGTTAGAG GCTGGCTCCAAAAAGAGATGAAGACCAACTCTAAAAGCACGTCCCTGAAGCTGAAGAAACGCTGGTTCGTCTTGACCCACAACTCCCTGGATTACTACAAGAGCTCTGAGCGAAACTCCTCAAAGATGGGAACCCTGGTGCTTAATTCCCTCTGCTCTGTCATTCAGCCGGATGAGCGAGTCCACAGAGAAACAG GCTACTGGAACATCATAGTGTATGGCAGGAAGCATTCCTACCGCCTTTATACTAAGATGCTGAATGAGGCCATGAGGTGGACAGCTGCAATACAGGGGGTCATCGACAGCAAGACCCCGATAGAAACTCCCACTTTGCAACTCATCAGAGACATTAAG GAGAACAGTGTGAACCCAGAAATAGTGGAGCAGATGTACAGGAGGAACCCCATCCTCAGATACACCCAGCATCCTCTGCACTCCCCTCTTCTGCCGCTTCCTTATGGAGAGGTCACCAGCT TGCAAAGGCAACAGGGCTATGCCAGCCTGCAGGACGAGGCGGTGAGAGTTTTCAACTCACTGCAGGAGATGGAGACGCTGGCAGACACGGTGCCAATTATTCAGGGCATCCTGCAGACCTGCCAGGACCTTCGGCCTCTCAGGGACGAG GTTTATTGTCAGGTGATCAAACAGACCAATCACGTGCCTCAACCGAACAGCCCGGCCAATCTGGCACATTGGCACCTGCTCACCTGCATGAGCTGCACCTTCCTACCAGGCCGAGCCATCCTGAGATACCTCCGCTTCCACCTCAAGAG GGTACGCGAGCGTTACCCCGGCACAGAGATTGAACGCTACGCCAGCTTCGTCGGGGAATCCCTGAAGAAGACCAAGACTCGTGAGTTTGTACCGTCGCAGGAGGAGATCGCCGCCCTGCTGGTGAGACAGGAGATGAGCACTACGGTGTACTGCCATGGAGGAGGTTCCTGCAAGATCTCCATCAACTCACACACCACTGCTGGAGAG GTTGttgagaagctgatccgaggtCTGGCTATGGAGGACAGCAAGAACCTGTTTTCTCTGTTTGAACACAACTCCTTCATAGACCGAGCTCTGGAGAGCAGAGTGATTGTGGCGGATGTTCTGGCCAAATTTGAAAG GCTGGCAGGcagtgaagaagaagaggaggagggagagtggAAACTGTACTTCAAACTCTACTGCTTCTTGGATGTGGAGAGCATGCCCAAAGAGGGTGTGGAGTTCGCATTCATGTTTGAACAA GCTCATGAGTCTTTGATCAGTGGTCACTTCCCAGCCTCAGAGGAAACTCTGCAGCACTTGGCAGCTTTACGCCTCCAGTATCTCCATGGAGATGGAGCTGGCCGGGTTGGATGGAGCCTGGGAAGCGTTTATCCTATCGGACGCCTTCGGAATCGAATCCTCCATTCCACCAAACCGGGTGTTGGCGCTGCAGGcggagctggaggaagagggAGTGGAGGGATGGGAGATGGAATCTGCACAATAGGAGGACAGGGCGGGGCTGGGACAGGCACAGAGAAACGAAAGACTCCCAGCTTCCTGGACGGCACCCTCAGGAGAAGTTTCAAAACAGGTTCACTGAAGAAGCAGAAG gtggaggaggagcaaaTGCTGGAGATGTGGGTCAAGGAGGAAACTTCTGCCACGCGAACAAGTGTTCTGGAGAAGTGGACCCGTCTGCAAGGCATGCCGCAGCACCAGGCCATGCTTAAATACATGAGTATCATTAAGGAGTGGCCTGGCTATGGATCTACTTTGTTTGATGTAGAG TGTAAAGAAGGAGGTTTCCCTCATGACCTGTGGCTGGGTGTGAGTGCTGATAATGTTTCTGTGTATAAACGAGGTGAACCCAAACCCCTGGAGACTTTCCAGTACGAACACATCACCTTCTTTGGAGCTTCACAACCCTGCACCTATAAGATCATTGTGGATGAGAGGGAGATGTTTTTCGAGACTTCACTG GTTGGAGAGATCACCAAGATCATGAGAGCGTACATCAACATGATGGTGAAGAAGCGCTGTAGCATCATGTCTGTAACCAGCGTGGGCAGTTCTTGGGCCAGGTGA